From the Solea senegalensis isolate Sse05_10M linkage group LG16, IFAPA_SoseM_1, whole genome shotgun sequence genome, one window contains:
- the LOC122782947 gene encoding otolith matrix protein 1, which yields MERLDRWLPVAFILLLPLLCVSGVPNQKTTVSWCVLSDAEEQKCLDLAGNASAQNIRGTLQCVRGLNTRDCMDKIKNGTADAASMFADDIYAAGFCHGLEVAAGESHNGVDGISYYVVALARTSTSDLSLMEMHERSSCHPGIRTTVGWTVPIGYLVNTSQISVGQQCNFPKVVGNFFGYSCVPGVKDAQHDPRGINPKNLCEACIGDENDRHICASNHRERHYGESGALRCVAENLGDVAFVKHTTVFDNIDGKNQESWALDLELEDLKLLCPDGTEAGLDEFQRCHLAAVPANAVVVRMEDKCRVWKFLERLQNAFGNATEGFRLFGSAGYSDSDLLFSDATHHLQRVLGSYTSWLGSTYTNMLQAFECEGFC from the exons ATGGAGCGTCTAGATCGATGGCTACCTGTGGCTTTTATTCTACTTCTGCCTCTCCTGTGCGTCAGTGGTGTCCCCAACCAAAAAACGACAG tttcctggtGCGTACTGTCTGATGCCGAAGAGCAGAAGTGTCTGGACTTGGCCGGGAACGCCAGTGCTCAGAATATCAGAGGGACACTGCAGTGTGTCCGTGGACTCAACACCAGAGACTGTATGGACAAAATCAAG AACGGGACGGCAGACGCAGCCTccatgtttgcagatgacatttaTGCTGCCGGCTTCTGCCACGGACTGGAGGTGGCTGCAGGAGAGTCCCACAACGGAGTTG ACGGTATTAGCTACTACGTCGTGGCCTTGGCTCGGACCTCCACCTCAGACCTGTCCCTGATGGAGATGCATGAGCGCAGCTCATGTCACCCTGGAATTCGCACCACAGTGGGGTGGACGGTCCCTATTGGCTACCTGGTCAACACCTCCCAGATCAGCGTCGGGCAGCAGTGCAACTTTCCCAAAG TGGTGGGAAACTTCTTCGGTTACAGCTGCGTGCCGGGGGTCAAAGATGCTCAGCACGACCCCAGAGGCATCAACCCCAAGAACCTGTGCGAGGCCTGCATAGGAGACGAGAACGACAGACACATCTGTGCCAGCAACCACAGAGAGCGACACTACGGAGAGTCTGGAGCACTGAG atgTGTGGCTGAAAACCTTGGTGACGTGGCCTTTGTCAAACACACCACAGTCTTTGACAACATAGATG GTAAGAACCAGGAGTCCTGGGCCCTGGACCTGGAGCTGGAGgacctgaagctgctgtgtcCAGATGGAACCGAGGCAGGACTGGACGAGTTCCAGCGCTGTCATCTGGCAGCTGTCCCCGCTAATGCTGTGGTGGTGCGCATGGAGGACAAGTGCCGCGTCTGGAAGTTCCTGGAACGTTTACAG AACGCGTTCGGCAACGCCACTGAGGGCTTCAGACTGTTCGGCTCTGCAGGTTACAGCGACTCTGATCTGCTCTTCAGCGACGCCACCCACCACCTGCAGAGGGTTCTGGGTAGCTACACCTCTTGGCTGGGCTCCACTTACACCAACATGCTGCAAGCCTTCGAGTGTGAGG GCTTCTGCTGA
- the LOC122782524 gene encoding cytosolic 5'-nucleotidase 1A-like isoform X2, which translates to MEREQQIYVQQGMEDYIKYQVEHETEPFRPGPAFSFVKALEAVNTQLRELYPEDEELFDVVLMTNNHAYVGLRLINTINHHQLFIERFCMTGGNSPIGYLKAYHANLYLSADSGKVREALEEGIAAATMFTPEKMTEVSETQLRVAFDGDAVLFSDESERIYKAHGLDKFFEHEKTHENKPLDHGPLKGFLEALGKLQKKFYGKGQRMDCPIRTYLVTARSAASSGTRALKTLRSWGLEIDEALFLAGAPKGPMLEKIRPHIFFDDQMFHVEGAAEMGTVACHVPYGIAQRVTKRGTVDKQTFSAPK; encoded by the exons ATGGAGAGGGAGCAGCAGATCTATGTACAGCAGGGCATGGAGGATTACATCAAGTATCAAGTGGAGCATGAAACGGAGCCTTTCAGACCCGGACCTGCCTTCTCCTTTGTCAAG GCACTAGAAGCTGTGAACACTCAACTGAGGGAGCTTTACCCCGAGGACGAGGAGCTGTTTGACGTTGTGCTCATGACCAATAACCACGCATACGTCGGCCTCAGACTCATCAATACCATCAATCATCATC AGCTGTTTATTGAGCGCTTCTGTATGACAGGCGGGAACAGTCCTATAGGCTACTTGAAGGCCTACCACGCTAACCTGTACCTGTCTGCTGACTCGGGCAAAGTTCGAGAAGCTTTGGAAGAAG GGATAGCAGCAGCCACCATGTTCACCCCAGAGAAGATGACGGAGGTGTCGGAGACGCAGCTGCGCGTCGCTTTCGATGGTGACGCCGTCCTCTTCTCCGATGAGTCCGAGCGCATCTACAAGGCCCACGGCCTGGACAAGTTCTTTGAGCACGAGAAGACCCATGAGAACAAGCCTCTGGATCAT GGGCCTCTGAAGGGCTTCCTGGAGGCGCTCGGTAAACTGCAGAAAAAATTTTATGGCAAAGGCCAGCGCATGGACTGCCCCATACGGACCTACCTGGTGACGGCTCGCAGTGCAGCCAGTTCTGGCACCAGGGCCCTAAAAACTCTGCGCTCATGGGGTCTGGAGATCGACGAGGCTCTCTTCCTGGCGGGCGCACCCAAGGGCCCCATGCTGGAGAAGATCCGGCCGCATATTTTCTTCGATGACCAGATGTTCCATGTGGAAGGGGCCGCAGAGATGGGGACAGTGGCATGTCACGTGCCCTATGGAATCGCTCAGAGAGTAACCAAGAGAGGAACCGTGGACAAACAGACCTTTTCAGCACCCAAGTGA
- the LOC122782524 gene encoding cytosolic 5'-nucleotidase 1A-like isoform X1 produces the protein MNLSNSQNLTVSGQDLTRNGSSSSSNNLTPTRKPKPPKPENAITIAVSARVLFNMEREQQIYVQQGMEDYIKYQVEHETEPFRPGPAFSFVKALEAVNTQLRELYPEDEELFDVVLMTNNHAYVGLRLINTINHHQLFIERFCMTGGNSPIGYLKAYHANLYLSADSGKVREALEEGIAAATMFTPEKMTEVSETQLRVAFDGDAVLFSDESERIYKAHGLDKFFEHEKTHENKPLDHGPLKGFLEALGKLQKKFYGKGQRMDCPIRTYLVTARSAASSGTRALKTLRSWGLEIDEALFLAGAPKGPMLEKIRPHIFFDDQMFHVEGAAEMGTVACHVPYGIAQRVTKRGTVDKQTFSAPK, from the exons CCCAAGCCGGAGAATGCCATCACCATCGCTGTGTCAGCTCGAGTCCTCTTCAACATGGAGAGGGAGCAGCAGATCTATGTACAGCAGGGCATGGAGGATTACATCAAGTATCAAGTGGAGCATGAAACGGAGCCTTTCAGACCCGGACCTGCCTTCTCCTTTGTCAAG GCACTAGAAGCTGTGAACACTCAACTGAGGGAGCTTTACCCCGAGGACGAGGAGCTGTTTGACGTTGTGCTCATGACCAATAACCACGCATACGTCGGCCTCAGACTCATCAATACCATCAATCATCATC AGCTGTTTATTGAGCGCTTCTGTATGACAGGCGGGAACAGTCCTATAGGCTACTTGAAGGCCTACCACGCTAACCTGTACCTGTCTGCTGACTCGGGCAAAGTTCGAGAAGCTTTGGAAGAAG GGATAGCAGCAGCCACCATGTTCACCCCAGAGAAGATGACGGAGGTGTCGGAGACGCAGCTGCGCGTCGCTTTCGATGGTGACGCCGTCCTCTTCTCCGATGAGTCCGAGCGCATCTACAAGGCCCACGGCCTGGACAAGTTCTTTGAGCACGAGAAGACCCATGAGAACAAGCCTCTGGATCAT GGGCCTCTGAAGGGCTTCCTGGAGGCGCTCGGTAAACTGCAGAAAAAATTTTATGGCAAAGGCCAGCGCATGGACTGCCCCATACGGACCTACCTGGTGACGGCTCGCAGTGCAGCCAGTTCTGGCACCAGGGCCCTAAAAACTCTGCGCTCATGGGGTCTGGAGATCGACGAGGCTCTCTTCCTGGCGGGCGCACCCAAGGGCCCCATGCTGGAGAAGATCCGGCCGCATATTTTCTTCGATGACCAGATGTTCCATGTGGAAGGGGCCGCAGAGATGGGGACAGTGGCATGTCACGTGCCCTATGGAATCGCTCAGAGAGTAACCAAGAGAGGAACCGTGGACAAACAGACCTTTTCAGCACCCAAGTGA
- the acvr1l gene encoding activin receptor type-1 gives MARCSVHVLLLLLLALQTSAEGSDGQLVCLCHSPTCPQVTRCQGTRCFSSVIVGVSGVEFEHGCLNELEKVRLHCSTAPSSRQAIICCSENMCNSNTTRTSLVSLLPSDEPEGEPVRYRVETLALFVLGPVVVLALLSVVSVLACRRLHHGRLQRLQEFDTEQGTIDDLISSNVGDSTLADLLSHSCTSGSGSGLPFLVQRTVARQISLVECVGKGRYGEVWRGQWQGENVAVKIFSSRDEKSWFRETEIYNTVLLRHENILGFMASDMTSRNSSTQLWLITHYHENGSLYDYLQRVAVETSEGLAMAASIACGLVHLHTEIFGTEGKPAIAHRDLKSKNILVTKELRCCIADLGLAVTHSQADNLLDVGNNPKVGTKRYMAPEVLDETIQTDCFDAYKRVDIWAFGLVLWEIARRTYSNGIVEEYKPPFYDQVPNDPSFEDMRKVVCVEQQRPFIPNRWFSDPTLSALVKLMKECWYQNPSARLTALRIKKTLDKIHSSLEKGKES, from the exons ATGGCTCGTTGCAGTGTGCATGTCCTGCTGCTCTTGCTGCTGGCCCTGCAGACATCAGCTGAGGGCTCAG ATGGACAgttggtgtgtctgtgtcacagccCGACGTGCCCCCAGGTCACCCGCTGCCAGGGAACCCGCTGCTTCTCCTCTGTCATCGTGGGCGTCAGCGGGGTGGAGTTTGAGCACGGCTGCCTGAACGAGCTGGAGAAAGTCCGTCTGCACTGCTCCACGGCTCCGTCCTCTCGCCAGGCCATTATCTGCTGTTCTGAGAACATgtgcaacagcaacacaaccaGGACCTCTCTGGTGTCACTGCTTCCATCAG ATGAGCCAGAAGGTGAGCCGGTGCGGTATCGCGTTGAGACTTTGGCCCTCTTCGTACTCGGCCCAGTCGTGGTTCTGGCTCTGCTGTCTGTAGTGTCGGTGCTGGCCTGCAGGAGGCTCCACCACGGCCGTCTGCAGAGGCTGCAGGAATTCGACACTGAGCAAGGAACCATAGATGACCTCATCTCCTCCAATGTAGGAGACAGCACTTTAGCG gACCTGTTGTCTCACTCATGCACATCAGGCAGTGGTTCAGGTCTTCCATTCCTCGTCCAGAGAACTGTGGCTCGGCAGATCAGCCTGGTGGAGTGTGTAG GGAAGGGAAGGTATGGAGAGGTGTGGCGGGGTCAGTGGCAGGGGGAGAACGTTGCTGTTAAAATCTTCTCCTCCCGAGATGAGAAGTCCTGGTTCAGAGAGACGGAGATCTACAACACTGTGCTGCTGAGACACGAAAACATTCTGG gCTTCATGGCGTCTGACATGACTTCTCGAAACTCCAGCACCCAGCTGTGGCTCATCACCCACTACCACGAGAATGGCTCACTTTATGACTACTTGCAGCGGGTCGCCGTGGAGACGTCGGAGGGCCTGGCGATGGCGGCGTCGATAGCGTGTGGCCTTGTGCACCTGCACACGGAGATCTTCGGCACAGAGGGCAAACCGGCCATCGCTCACCGGGACCTGAAGAGCAAAAACATCCTGGTCACAAAGGAGCTGCGCTGCTGCATCGCTGATCTGG GACTGGCTGTGACTCACTCGCAGGCTGACAATCTGCTGGACGTGGGCAACAACCCAAAGGTTGGCACGAAGCGCTACATGGCTCCTGAAGTGCTGGACGAGACCATTCAGACAGACTGCTTTGATGCCTACAAGAGAGTGGACATCTGGGCCTTTGGACTGGTGCTGTGGGAAATAGCACGACGCACATACAGCAACG GCATCGTCGAGGAGTACAAGCCTCCGTTTTATGATCAGGTGCCAAACGACCCCAGCTttgaggacatgaggaaggTGGTGTGTGTGGAGCAACAGAGGCCTTTCATTCCCAATCGCTGGTTCTCTGATCCT ACCCTTTCTGCCCTGGTAAAGCTGATGAAGGAGTGTTGGTACCAGAATCCCTCAGCCCGGCTAACGGCTCTGCGCATCAAGAAGACCCTGGACAAGATTCACAGCTCTCTGGAGAAGGGCAAAGAGTCGTGA